The following coding sequences are from one Mytilus trossulus isolate FHL-02 chromosome 8, PNRI_Mtr1.1.1.hap1, whole genome shotgun sequence window:
- the LOC134727860 gene encoding spindle assembly abnormal protein 6 homolog, translating to MTLSKFYEEEKRQQQVTASLRQNFLQETTILRHDMDNSLSLLTTQLQQKFDLLDRKLAEIEPKNKTNQDLSTLEQKYEALEQNCKNLKRENTELQNKFSLVETKLLLIINKVKNLDEQKTGLCNCAKTNLSIQNKELAVLRNKSNLLDQEMLNLTQLVSLQPLQEIKTLQQTVHTILAQTTSLSMNESARSQDYLTLYNMTTNSLNELDVRTNSKIKQLENDYNTSVYTIKHHVDDLLNATRVNQKNSMMYLEHSLDIQLQHIQRNQKVEAKGETDNINKQEVHKLLHNYEMDQIYRKSSSLTSEGCLSFWLPESKLEDIEILDGDSLRITTKKNSPFIENLTKVEIESSTVSNFSGEEVGANWTDKIMSMKSNERETTPADDNNDDEWDD from the exons ATGACATTGTCGAAGTTTTATGAGGAGGAGAAACGTCAGCAGCAGGTCACAGCATCACTTCGCCAAAATTTCCTACAAGAAACAACAATTCTTCGGCATGATATGGACAATTCACTGTCTCTGCTTACTACTCAGTTGCAGCAAAAATTTGATTTGCTTGATAGGAAACTGGCAGAAATCGAACCGAAAAATAAGACCAACCAAGATTTATCAACTTTGGAACAGAAATATGAAGCTCTTGAACAAAATTGCAAAAACTTGAAGAGAGAAAACACGGAGTTGCAGAACAAATTCAGTCTTGTGGAAACAAAACTACTGCTAATTATAAACAAAGTGAAAAACCTTGATGAACAGAAAACTGGATTATGTAATTGCGCTAAAACTAACCTTTCCattcaaaataaagaattagCAGTATtgagaaataaatcaaatttgttagacCAAGAAATGTTAAATTTGACCCAGTTAGTAAGCTTACAACCACTTCAAGAAAttaaaactttacaacaaaCAGTACACACAATTTTAGCACAGACAACTTCCTTGAGCATGAACGAAAGTGCACGTAGTCAAGACTATCTGACATTATACAATATGACTACAAATTCGCTGAATGAACTTGATGTGCGCACgaatagtaaaataaaacaactcgAAAATGATTATAACACTTCTGTTTATACTATAAAACACCACGTGGATGATCTCCTCAATGCAACGAGGGTTAATCAGAAAAACTCGATGATGTATTTGGAACATAGTTTAGACATACAACTGCAACATATTCAGAGGAATCAGA AGGTAGAAGCTAAAGGTGAAActgataatataaataaacaagaagTACACAAACTTCTACACAATTATGAAATGGATCAGATATACCGGAAATCTTCTTCACTTACTTCTGAAGGATGCTTATCGTTTTGGCTACCAGAATCAAAGTTAGAGGATATAGAGATTTTAGATGGAGATTCATTACGGATAACAACAAAGAAGAACAGTCCTTTTATAG aaaactTAACGAAAGTGGAAATTGAATCGTCAACTGTGTCAAATTTTTCAGGAGAAGAAGTTGGTGCAAATTGGACTGataaaattatgtctatgaaaTCTAATGAAAGAGAAACGACTCCAGCTGACGATAACAACGACGACGAATgg gATGACTAA
- the LOC134727861 gene encoding uncharacterized protein LOC134727861, with the protein MKSIIVLFSAFVVFDLSRTEDSKCSGPNCEQIISMPLLDNMEATLKADLDVRKLKTVLRSFIRQVVKKEVEYVMREDMRTIMNESVSNVENIFKDRTNEMKLGLNSEFDELQKRIMNESMSNFENLSHRTNEMKLGLDSKFDKFMKEKEMQDEENKVALTAQLTSTPSSNGIMKFDNVIFSVGYNNLQSYKSTGKFICERSGLYLISASIVSSKNNGHFYLYLNNNAITATYISYDDNNPSTTQNTGTIVLTLQLDPNDSVWVKNGITSINTGKWSTLTVVKVR; encoded by the exons ATGAAATCTATAATCGTTCTGTTCTCAGCATTTGTGGTCTTTGATCTATCAAGGACAGAGGATAGTAAATGTAGTGGACCAAACTGTGAACAAATTATATCTATGCCTTTGTTGGATAATATGGAAGCTACACTGAAGGCGGACTTAGACGTTAGGAAATTGAAAACAGTTTTAAGAAGTTTTATCCGTCAGGTAGTGAAGAAAGAAGTTGAATATGTAATGCGGGAGGATATGAGGACAATAATGAACGAGTCGGTGTCGaatgtagaaaatatttttaaggaCAGGACGAATGAAATGAAGCTTGGCCTCAATTCAGAGTTTGATGAACTTCAGAAGAGAATAATGAACGAGTCGatgtcaaattttgaaaatctttcTCACAGGACGAATGAAATGAAGCTTGGTCTCGATTCAAAGTTCGATAAATTCATGAAGGAAAAAGAAATGCAAGACGAAGAAAATAAAG tGGCCTTGACAGCACAGCTTACATCTACACCATCCTCAAACGGCATAATGAAGTTTGACAACGTTATATTTAGTGTCGGTTATAATAACCTCCAGTCGTATAAAAGTACCGGCAAGTTTATTTGTGAGAGAAGTGGACTGTATCTGATTTCTGCATCTATCGTTTCAAGTAAAAATAATGGTCACTTCTACTTGTACCTTAACAATAATGCGATAACGGCCACTTACATTAGTTATGACGATAATAATCCTTCTACAACGCAAAACACCGGTACGATTGTTTTGACTCTGCAGTTAGATCCTAATGATAGTGTGTGGGTAAAGAATGGTATCACTAGTATAAACACTGGTAAATGGTCCACATTAACAGTTGTAAAAGTGAGATAA